The DNA window CAAGCTCATCCGCATGGTCGGCAGCCAGATCACCAAGCTCGATCCGATGCGCGCCTATTGCGTCGCCCTGTCGGCGGCCGTCACCGTCATCGTCGCCAGCTGGCTGGGCCTGCCGGTCAGTTCCACGCATATCGCGGTGGGCGGCGTCTTCGGCGTCGGCTTTTTCCGCGAATGGTACATGGAACGCCGCCTTCAGAAAGGCCTGACAACCGGCGGCACGGGCAAGCGCCTCGCCCCCGAGGAACGCCGCCGCCGCAAGCTGGTGCGCCGCAGCCACTTCATGACCATCGTCGCCGCTTGGGTCATCACCGTGCCCGCCGCCGCGGTGATGTCAGCGGTCATCTTCTTCGTGCTCAACAGCCTGACAGGCTGACCCTCAGGCCCGCCGCCCGCGCCGGTCCTTCAGCGCCTCGTGCGCTTCGACCGTACCATCGTGGAAGGTCCCGAACCACTTGTCCCACGGAACCTCCAGGTTGCCGTAATTCACCTCGAAATAGCGGTGATGCATCTGGTGATGGAACGTCCCCAGCGCCAGTGACTTGCGGTCCTTCACCAGCAGGCTTTCGTACCCGGTATGCGAGGTCGCCGCCGTCAGTGCCTGATGCTGCATATGGAACAGGATATGCAGCGGATGCGCCGGCACCACCAGGTGGATCAGGATCGAGCTGAAGAAGATCACGTGCTCGACGGGGTGCATCGACAGGCCCGACCACGGCCCCACATTGACGTTTCGATGATGCAAGCTGTGTGCGATCCGGTACAGCGGCCCCCAGTGCAGTGCCCGATGCACCCAGTAGAAATGAAACGATATCCACACCGGCGTCAGCAGAAACAGCAGCACGAACGACACCGGGCTGTCGGCCCATGCCAAGGCTGGCATCCATCCGTTGCCCAT is part of the Roseovarius sp. THAF9 genome and encodes:
- a CDS encoding sterol desaturase family protein encodes the protein MSTGGGGRETLPGWHHVPEVPIAVSPFFSWPPEPRRMVSWIAARWFAVAENLMLVGIALVVWAFFQPSLEATKTLSLDWIAGIWLRNMVLMTLVAGGLHWFFYMRRGQGVRLKFDPRDLMRKGRQFSLGGQVRDNMFWTLTSGVGFWTAYEVGMFWAMGNGWMPALAWADSPVSFVLLFLLTPVWISFHFYWVHRALHWGPLYRIAHSLHHRNVNVGPWSGLSMHPVEHVIFFSSILIHLVVPAHPLHILFHMQHQALTAATSHTGYESLLVKDRKSLALGTFHHQMHHRYFEVNYGNLEVPWDKWFGTFHDGTVEAHEALKDRRGRRA